The Streptomyces durmitorensis genome contains the following window.
TGAATTCCTTGCGGGGTGCCACGTCGTTGCCCATCAGGAGATCGAAGACCTGCTCGGCGGCGTCCAGGTCACCGATGTTGACCCGCCGCAGCGTGCGATAACGCGGATCCATCGTCGTCTCCGCGAGCTGGTCCGCGTCCATCTCACCCAGACCCTTGTAACGCTGAATGGAATCCTTGAACCGGATCCCCTTGCGCTGATACTCAAGGAGCGTCTCGCGCAGCTCATTGTCCGAGTACGTGTAGACGTACTTGTCCTGCCCCTTCTTCGGCTGCACCAGCTCGATCCGGTGCAACGGCGGCACCGCCGCGAACACCCGGCCCGCCTCCACCATCGGACGCATATAACGCTGGAAGAGGGTGAGCAGCAGGATCCGGATGTGCGCGCCGTCCACATCGGCGTCCACCAGAAGAATGATCTTCCCGTAGCGGGCCGCGTCGATGTCGAAGGTCCGCCCCGACCCCGCCCCTATGACCTGGATGATCGCCCCGCACTCGGCGTTCTTCAGCATGTCCGACACGGACGCCTTCTGAACATTGAGGATCTTCCCCCGGATCGGCAACAACGCCTGGAACTCCGAGTTCCGCGCCAGCTTCGCCGTGCCCAGCGCCGAGTCACCCTCCACGATGAACAGCTCGCTGCGCTCCACATCATCACTGCGGCAATCCGCCAGCTTCGCCGGCAACGACGACGACTCCAGCGCCGTCTTACGCCGCTGGGCATCCTTGTGCTGACGCGCCGCGATCCGCGTACGGGCCGCGGCCACCGCCTTGTCCATCACCGCCCGCGCCTGCGCCTTCGCATCACGCCTGGTCGACGTCAAAAACGCCTTGAGCTCCTTGGCGATCACCTGGGCGACAATCCGGTTGGCCGCCGAGGTGCCCAGCACCTCCTTGGTCTGCCCCTCGAACTGCGGCTCCGCCAGACGCACCGTGACCACCGCGGTCAGCCCCTCCAGGGCGTCGTCCTTGACGATGTCGTCCTCGGCCACCCGCAGCACCTTCTGACTGCGCAGCACCTCATTCATCGTCTTCGTCAGCGAGCGCTCGAAGCCCGACACATGCGTGCCGCCCTTGGGCGTGGCAATGATGTTCACGAAGGACCGCAGCGTCGTGTCGTAGCCCGTGCCCCAGCGCATCGCCACATCCACCACGAGATCACGGGTCACCTCGGTGGGCGTCATCTGCCCGTGATCATCCAGGACCGGCACGGTCTCCTTGAAACTGCCCTGCCCCGACAGCCGCAGCACATCACACACCGCCTTGTCCTGCGCCAGATACTCACAGAACTCACTGATCCCGCCGTCGAAACGGAAGGACTCCTCCCCCTTGGTACCGCCCTCCCCCAGACCGTACTCATCACGCACCACAATCGTCAGACCCGGCACCAAAAACGCCGTCTGCCGGGCACGCTGATGCAGCGTCTCCAAATTGAGCTTGGCATCCTTGAGGAAGATCTGGCGATCCGCCCAGTACCGCACCCGCGTACCCGTACGCGTCTTGGGTGTCCTCGCGGTCTTGCGGAGGCCACTGGCGGGGGTGAAGTCCGCCGTGGGGCCGTTGCCGTGGTAGATGCCGGGCGTACCGCGGCGGAAGCTGACGGCATGGGTGTGGCCGTGCCGGTCGACCTCCACGTCCAGGCGGTGGGCCAGGGCGTTGACCACGGAAGCGCCCACGCCGTGCAGGCCGCCGGAGGCCACGTACGAGCCACCGCCGAACTTCCCGCCCGCGTGCAGCTTGGTGTAGGCGACCTCAACCCCTGAGAGTCCTGAACGAGGTTCGGTGTCGACGGGGATGCCTCGGCCGTTGTCCCGGACCTCCACCGAGGCGTCGTCGTGGAGGATGACTTCGATGTGGCCGCAGTGGCCTCCCAGGGCCTCGTCGACGGAGTTGTCGATGATCTCCCAGAGGCAGTGCAGCAGGCCACGGCTGTCCGTCGACCCGACGTACATCCCCGGACGCTTGCGGACCGCCTCCAGGCCTTCCAGAACCATCAAGTGCCGTGCGGTGTAGTCGGAACCGCCTGTCACGGCCCCGGCCGGGGCGGTTGCGGGTGAGGGGTGCGGGGATGCACTCACGCGGGTTTTCCTCCGATGCGGCGGCAGTTGGGGTCGGATGTCTCGGACATCTCACGTATCTCAGATGTCGAGGAAACGGACGTCCTTGGCGTTGCGTTGGATGAAGGAGCGGCGTGCCTCGACATCCTCGCCCATGAGAACGGAGAAGAGGTCGTCGGCGACGGCGGCGTCGTCCAGGCTCACTTGCCCAAGGACACGGTGATCGACGTCCATCGTGGTGATGCGCAGTTCCTCGGCGTTCATCTCGCCCAGGCCTTTGAAGCGCTGGATGGAGTCGTCCTTGATGCGCCGTCCCTCCTGACGGCCCTGCTCGATGAGGGCGTCGCGTTCCCGGTCGGAGAAGGCGTACTCGGCGTGATCCCGGCTCCACTTGACCTTGTAGAGGGGCGGTCGCGAGAGATAGACGTGGCCGTGCTCGATCAGCGGCCGCATGAAGCGGAACAGGAACGTCAGGAGCAGCGTGTTGATGTGCTGGCCGTCGACGTCGGCGTCCGCCATCAGAATGATCTTGTGATAGCGGAGCTTCTCGATGTCGAAGTCCTCGTGCACGCCCGCGCCGAAGGCCGAGATCAACGCCTGGATCTCCTGGTTGTGCAGGATCCTGTCGATGCGCGCCTTCTCTACGTTCAGGATCTTGCCCCGGATCGGCAGGATGGCCTGGAACTCGGGATTGCGGCCGGACTTGGCCGAGCCGCCTGCGGAGTCGCCCTCGACGATGAAGATCTCGGACCTGCTCGGATCGTTGGACTGGCAGTCGGACAACTTGCCCGGCAGAGCCGTTGATTCCAGCAGGCCCTTGCGGCGGGTCAGGTCCCGGGCCTTGCGGGCCGCCACCCGGGCCGTTGCCGCCTGAACGCCCTTGCGGACGATGTCCGCGGCCTCGTTCGGATTGCGGTCGAACCAGTCCGCCAGCTGCTCGTGCACGATCTTCTGTACGTACGTGCGCACCTCGGTGTTGCCGAGCTTGGCCTTGGTCTGGCCCTCGAACTGGGGCTCGCCCAGCTTGACCGAGATGATCGCCGTCAGGCCCTCGCGGACGTCCTCACCGGCGAGGTTGTCGTCCTTGTCCCGCAGCAGCTTCCTGTCGCGGGCGTACCGGTTGACGATGGTCGTCAGCGCGGTGCGAAAGCCTTCTTCGTGGGTGCCGCCCTCGTGGGTGTGGATGGTGTTGGCGTAGGAGTAGACGCTGTCGGAGAACTGGCTGTTCCACTGCATCGCCACCTCCACCGACATCAGGCGCTCGCCGTCCTCGGCGGCGAAATCGATGACGGTGGGGTGGACCGGTTCGCCCTTGCGGGCATTGAGATGCCTGACGAAGTCGCTGATCCCGCCTTCATAGCGGTAGGCCACCGTCTTGGCCCGCTGCTCCTCGACGGTGTCCGAGCCCGCCCTGTCCGCGGTCGCGGTGGCCCGCGCCGCGGAGCGCTCGTCGGTGAGGGTGAGGGTCAGCCCCCTGTTGAGGAACGCCATCTCCTGAAAGCGGCGGGCCAGAGTCTCGAACGAGTACTGGGTGGTCTCGAAGATGGACCCGTCGGCCCAGAAGGTGATCGACGTACCCGTTCGCTCAGTGGCCTCGTGGCGGGACAGCGCAGCGATCGGCACACCGGCCTTGTACTCCTGGGTCCAGCGGTGGCCTTCGGTCCAGATCTCCACGGACAAGCGCGTGGACAGGGCGTTCACCACCGACAGGCCCACGCCGTGCAGTCCGCCGGAGACGGCGTAGCCACCGCCGCCGAACTTGCCGCCCGCGTGCAGGACAGTGAGCACCAGCTCCACCGCGGGCTTCTTCTCCACCGGGTGCATGCCCACCGGAATGCCACGGCCGTTGTCGACGACCCGCACCCCGCCGTCCGCGAGGATCGTCACGTCGATCCGGTCCGCCACCCCGGCCAGGGCCTCGTCCACCGAGTTGTCGACGATCTCCTGCACCAGGTGGTGCAGCCCCCTCTCCCCCGTGGAGCCGATGTACATGCCCGGCCGCTTGCGGACCGCGTCAAGACCGTCCAGGACGGTGATGGCGTTCGCGTCATAGGACGACTCGCCACCGGCGCGAGGCTGAGCAGGCGTAGCGGTGGAGGTACCAGCTTCGGTCACGGATGCTCCTTCTTCGGGCACGACGAACAGCGCCCCCGGCAAGGCAGCCGGAAACGCCAGATCACTGACAGAGAGATCGCCCCGAGGGCAGGCAAAGCCCTCCCACGCAGGCGGGAACCGGCCTCAGCACTCCAGACCGGAACAGTCACCAGACTACCGGTCGCGCCATCACCCACCAGGGCAGGAAGACCTCTGAACGGCGTTGAGACGTAAGAAAAGGGGTGTCGATTACTCCCCCTACCGAAACCAATCCGCCAGGGCGCCAGAAGGGCCCTCAGGGGCGTCCGTGCGGGCGAAAATGTCGGCCAGAGACGCGGAACTTCACCGCCCGCGCGCAGGCGCCGATTCGGGCCGGTTCGAGCCGCCTGCTGAGAGACCTCCGCGTCGCAGAGACGCAGGCGTACGCCCGAGGAAGTCCCGCGCGGTACGGGTGAGATGGGCCTGGTCGGCGAAGCCCGCGGTGGCTGCGGCCAGGGCTGTCGTGGAATCCGGCAGGTCGGCGATCGCGGTGCGGAGCCGCCCCCATCGGCGCAAGCGGGCCAGTGCGATGCCCACGTCCTGCCGGACCAGGGCGCGCAGCCGCGGGGCCGAAAGGCCGACCTCGTCGGCGACGGAGGTGATGGGCATGTCCGGCTCGCGCTCCGTGCACAGGTCGATGGCGTGGGCGACTCTCGGATCGAGGGCGGACCTCACCCGCGCCGAGCCGGATCGGCCCCGGGCAGGGCGGCAGCAGCCACGAGTCGATGAACAGAGCGACGTACGGCGAGGTCGCCGCGCAGGTGTGGGCCAGTTGGGGCGGCACGATCAGACCGGGAGCCGCCACCATGGGCCCCGCCGGCTGAAGGAGTTCGGCGTGGCCGCCGATCGGCAGCACGGCTTTCCACACGGGCAGCCGGTGTCGGGCGACGCGGAACGGGCGCGACTCGGCGAACATCGTCGCCTCGGCGCCGGAGGCGAAGACGATGCGGCGATCGTTTTGTTCAAGTACCCAGGCACGAGGTGAACGGATCATCGTGCCATGCACGCTATCGCCGCCGTCGGATTGGCCGTCTTCCTGGCCGTCACAGGAGTCACGCACTTCCTGGCCCCCGGCTACTTCCGCACGCTGGTACCCGCATGGCTCCGCCGGGAGCGGCTCCTCGTGGCCGTCAGCGGGGCGGCGGAGGTCGTGGTGGGTGTGCTGGTGCTGGTTCCCTGCACCAGACAGGCCGGGGCTTGGGCCGCCGCCGTCCTGATCAGCTGCTACCAGGTGTCCCACGTGGACGCGCTGCGACGCGCGCGGCCGGACCGGCCCAGGCTGCTGGAGCGGCCGGTCGGTGCGGTGGCTCGGCTGGTGGTGAACGTCCTCTACATCGCCTGGGCCGTCGCCGTGGCCGGGTCCGCGGCGTGACGGCCCCTGGTCACCATGCCTTGATGACCGGCGCGTCCGGCTCGTGCTGCCTCCAGACCTCGTTGACGCGCACGAGCCGGTGCGCGGCGGCGATGCCGCTCAGGAACGCGACCTTGCCGTCACTGACCTCGAACGCCACAGCGCCCACGACCCGGCCGTCGATCACGGCGAGGACGGCCGGGGAGCCGTTGACCACCCCGACATGGAGCGCGGGCGAGCCGCCGGCAAGGCGCCGCTTCGCCGGAGTGGGCCTGAAGCCTGCCCGTACGTAGGAGGCGACCCGCTCGCGCGTCTTGTACCGCAGGAGACGCTTGGCAAGGCCTGCGCCGTCCGAGACCGCCGTCACGTCATCCGTGAGCAGCTCCACGAGCCGTTCGGTCCGCCCCGACATGGCGGCGGCGAGGAACTCCTCGACGACCCGGCGCGCGGACGCGGGGTCGGTCTCGCCGCCGCGCCGGCGCTCGGCGGAGACCCGGATGCGGGCCCGGTGGGCGTGCTGCTGGCTCGCGGACACGGTGATGTCGAGGATCCCGGCGATCTCGGCATGGCCGTACGAGAAGGCCTCACGCAGGACGTAGACGGCCCGCTCGACCGGCGAGAGGCGCTCCAAGAGGGTCAGTACGGCCAAGGACACTGATTCGCGCTGCTCGAAGGTGTCGGCAGGTCCGAGCATCGGGTCGCCGTCGAGGAGCGGCTCGGGCAACCAGGCGCCGGCCACTCGCTCGTGGCGCGCCTGCGCCGAGCGGAGCCGGTCGAGGCAGAGATGGGTGACGACCTTGGTCAGCCAGGCTTCCGGCACCTCGATCCGGTCGCGGTCCGCGGCCTGCCAGCGCAGGAACGCGTCCTGCACGGCGTCCTCGGCGTCGGCGGCCGAGCCGAGCAGACGGTACGCCAGCGAGGCCAGCCGGCCGCGGCTGGCCTCGAACCGATCGACGGCTGCACTGTCCATGCGGAACAACTTAGAACACCCTCGAACAACTTATGCGGCGACCCTCACACCGGGCCGGTCGGACACGGTGGCCAGGCGGCGCCTGCGCTTCGGCAGGCCGAAAGTCGGATGGGCGATGCTCAGGACGGACCCCTTGAGGATGCCCGCCTTGAACCGTGTGGCGGCCCAGCCGCCCAGGTACCAGGACTTCGACCGGGCCTCCCCGTCCACCGCCTGGAAGATCGCGTCCCGCCGCCCGAGGCTGATGTGGTTGCCGACGTACTTCAGGGCGCGGGTCGGGACCTCGCCGCCCGTGAGGCGCGCGATGATCGCGGCGGTCGCCTGCATGTTGGTGAAGCCGGCCGAGGCACAGGACATCGGCAGCGGGCGGCCGTTCTCGCCGATCGCGTGGACGCTGTCACCCGCGGCGTACACGTCCGGGTGCGAGACCGAGCGCATGGTGCGGTCGACGACGATCTGGCCGGTCTCGGCGACCTCCAGACCGCTGGCGGCCGCGATGGGGTGCACGGCGAACCCGGCCGTCCACACGGTCACTTCGGCCGGGATCGACGTGCCGTCGGCGGTGATCGCCCGGGTCGGCTCGACGGCTTCGATGCCGGTGTGCTCGTGGACGGTGATGCCGAGCCGGTCGAAGGCCTGGCGCAGGTGGCGGCGGGCCTTCGGGGAGAGCCAGGCACCCAGTTCGCCGCGGGCGGCGAGGGCGACCGAGAGGTCGGGCCGGGACTCGGCGAACTCGGTGGCGCTCTCGATGCCGGTAAGCCCCTCACCGACTACGAGGACGGTGCCGCCCTCGCCCAGGCCGGCCATGCGTTCGCGCAGCCGCAGCGCCGAGTCCCGGCCTGTCACATCGAAGGCGTGCTCGGTCACGCCGGGGACGCCGTGGTGGGCCACGGAGCTGCCGAGCGCGTAGAGAAGCGTGTCGTAGGCGAGTTCCCCGTCGCCGTCCTCGCCGGTCACGGCGACGGTCCTGCGCTCGGGGTCGACGCCGGTGACGCGCGCCAGGCGCAGTCGCACCCCGGTGCCCGCGAATATGTCGGCGAGCTTGCGGAATCCGAGGTCCTGGCCGATCGCGAGCTGGTGGAGCCGCATTCGCTCGACGAAGTCGGGCACGGCGTTGACGACGGTGATCTCGGTGTCGGCGGGGGAGAGCCGACGGGCCAGGTTCCCGGCGGCGAAGGCCCCGGCGTATCCGGCGCCGAGTACGACGATGCGGTGCTTCATGGCGTTGCTCCTGTCTCGTTCGCGTGCCCTCTGAACGAGATGGCGGCCCGATTGCTGACAGGAGTCGGATGTGACGCGGGTCACCGGGCTGACGCGCGGTACGTATTAGTTCATACGTTCGACTCGTTGGATACACTGGCCGCATGGCGACGCACCAGCTCCAGGGATCACTCTTCGATCAGGGCGACGACGTGCGCCTGGGACCTCTGAACGGAATTCGCAGGACAGTCCTCGGCGACGGGGCATGGATCGACCTCCTGCCGGGCTGGCTCGGTGGCGCCGATGTCCTGTTCGAGCGGCTGGCCGCGGACGTCCCGTGGAAGGCCGAGCGCCGGCAGATGTACGAAAGAGTCGTGGACGTACCGCGACTGCTCGCCTTCTACCGCGCCGGCGAACCACTCCCCCACGCCATTCTCGACGAGGCCCGCCAGGCACTCTCCGCGCACTACGCCGCCGAGCTGGGCGAGGCGTTCACGACGGCCGGCCTGTGCCACTACCGCGACGGACGCGACAGCGTGGCCTGGCACGGCGACCGCATCGGCCGGGGCGCCCGCGAGGACACGATGGTCGCCATCCTCTCGGCCGGGGCACCCCGCGACCTGCTGCTCCGCCCGCGCCACGGCGGCGAGACCGTCCGGCGCCCGCTCGGGCACGGCGACCTGATCGTGATGGGCGGCTCCTGCCAGCGCACCTGGGAGCACGCCATCCCCAAGTCGACCCGGGCGGCCGGAGGGCGCATCAGCATTCAGTTCCGCCCGCACGGAGTGCAGTGAGGCAGGCGGCGGCCGACTCCGCCAGCGTGCGGACCGCTGGATGCCAGGGGCCTGTGTGAGGGCCGGTCAGTGCGAGGTCGCGGGACATCTCCGGCTTCAGCGGCAGCAGGACCAGGTCGGGCGGGAGCAGGGAGCGGGAGACCTCTGACAGGACCGTCACGCCGACACCGGCCTGCACCATGCTGATCAGCGTCGCCAGGTCCCGCACTCGGTGAGCGGGGGCGAAGGGCAGCCCTGCCTGGGCGTGAATCGCACGGATGCGGGCTTCACAGTTGTTGGGCGATATCAGGAACCGGTCGTCCTCCAAGTCCCCGATGCCGACGAGCGGTTCGTCCGCCAAGGGGTGGTCCCGGGGCAGCACGGCCCGGTAGCGGTCCTCCGTCAGGTGGATCCCCTGTCCGGGCGGCGGGTCGATCACGATGGCGGCATCCGCCACGCCGTCCGCCAGCCAGGCCGCGATCTCGGTGCTGTCGCCCTCGAAGACCCGCACCGTCACCTGTGGTCGGGCCTCGTTCCAGTGCCGGAGCAGTTCCGGGCCCAGCCCCTGGCAGACCGTCGGTGTGCAGGCAAGACGTACGGTGCCCGTCATCGTCCCGGCGACTTCGGCCGCGATCTCCTCCACGGACCGGACCGCCGACAGTGCGGTGCGGGCGTGCGGCAGGATCCCCTCCCCCAGCGCCGTGGTCCGTACCGGCGTGGCGCGGACCAGCAGCGGGGCCTTCAGCTCGCGTTCGAGGGAGGCCACGGCGTGCGAGACCGCGGATTGGCTCATGCCCAGCTCGACGGCGGCCGCGCTGAAGCCGCCGGCTTCGACGACGGCGAGGAAAGCCCTCAGCTGGGGAATGTTCACGGTCATGCGGCGGCCTCATATGGCTATGACGTCGGTGCGTTGGATCCATCGTTGCAGGTCGGCCAGGCTTGCTCCGTGCCGCCGACTCCGGCCGGCGCCCACCGAGCACGTACTGAGGAGAGCCATGCCGTACATCCGCGTCACCGTCACCGACGCCGACCTGCCCACCGACGTACAGCGCGCCCTCGCCGAGGGGCTCACCGCCCTCGCGGTCTCGGCCCTCGGCAAGTCCAGCGCGCGCACCATCGTCCACATCGACGTGGTTCCGGCCGCCCTCTATTTCGTCGACGCCGAGCCCCTGACCGGCGGCCTCGACGCGCACGTCGAGGTCAGCATCACCCTGGGCACGAACAGCGCCGCGGAGAAGGCCGCCTTCATCGCCGGGGCCGATCAGCTCCTGACCGACCTTCTCGGCCCGCTCGCCCGCTGCGGCGTCGCGCTGCACGAACTGCCTCCCGAGAGCTACGGCTACCACGGGGTGACCCAGTTCGACTACTACCGCCAGGCGGGCTGACCCTCATCGCCAAGGACCGCGGGTGTCGGCCCATCCGGGCGGACCGTGATGCTGTAGGCGGCCTTCGCCGGAGTGGAGCGGAAGTGCGGGGTGGGGGCCGGCAGCAGGAGCTCCAGGAGGGCGGTCGACTCCCGGAGGGCGAACTGCAGGCCCAGGCAGGCCCGGGGGCCGATGCCGAACGGGAAGTAGCTTCCCGGGTGGGTGGGGCGCCGGCCGGGGGTGGTGAAGCGCGTGGGATCGAATTGGCCCGGGTCTTCCCAGAGTTGGGGGTCCCGGTGCGTGAGGTAGGGGCAGACCAGGACGTCGGTGCCCTCCTCGATCTCGTACCCCGCGAGGATGTCGTCCTGTGCCGCGCAGCGCGGCAGTATCCAGGCCGACGGGTAGAACCGCAGCGTCTCGTGGACGAGCGCCTGGATCGCCTGTCGCCGCTCGGGCGAGCCGTCGGGGCCCGCGGCCAGGGCCTGCTCCCGTGCCTTCGGGTTCTGGTCCAGCAGGAGGTGGAGCCAGGTCAGGGTGGTCGCGGTGGTCTCGTGTCCGGCGACAAGGAGGGTGACCAGCTCGTCGCGGATCAGCCGGTCCGTGTACTCGGGGCGCGTCTCGGCCGCTTCGATCAGGACGTGCAGCAGACCGGGACCGTCCGGTCCGGCCTCGCCGTCGCGTGCGGCGGCGATGGCCAGGCTCGCCACCGCGTCGATCCTGGCCAGGTCGGCGGCGACCGCCCCTTGGGCCGCGGCGCCGTCGGCGGGCAGTCTCGGCAGCGCGGCCACCACCGCGGCCACGGCGGCCAGTTCGCGCTCCGAGGCGGGGTCGAGGGCATGTCCCGTCAGGGAGCGCCAGATGGTGTCAAGGGCGAAGCGGCGCATCTCGTCGCCGACGTCGAAGACCTGCCCGGTGGCGGCGTACCCGGCCCAGCGCGCCGCCGTGGTCCGGGCGGCCCCGGTGATCCGCTGCTCGTAGCGGCGCATGCCACGGCCGGTGAACTGCGACTGCAGCAGCCGTCGTTGCCGCTGCCACGCGTCGCCCGTCGCGGCCAGGACTCCGTCGCCGATCAGCATCCGCGCGCGGTGCGAACGCTTCACGTACCGGTCGGGGTGGAACGCGAGCACGTGCTGCACGGCCTCGGGGGCGGTGACCAGGACGGTCGGCCGCGGACCGAGCCGGAAGGCGGCGATGCCGCCGAGCTGTTCGCGCGCCTGGGCGAAGAGTTCGATGAGTTCCCCTCCCCCGGCCTGCCACTGTCCGACGACGGTGGGATCGAGCTCCGGCACCCGGCGCCCGGGAGGCGACGGGAGGGAGCCGGGGCGGGCGCGGGTGGCCACGGGGCTGCTCCTGTTCGACGGCTGTACGTCGGCACGGACGGTTCGGCGGCTGTACGTCGGCACGGACGGGTGGAGGCGTCACGCACTGTAGGGGAGGTGGAGCGATACGCGACAGCCCGCGTCGCCGCGCGCGGAGGGGCCGGACCGCGCGGTGACGGTCCGGCCCCTGCGGTCGGCGTCGGTCAGACGCGGTCGGCCGCGATCAGGACGTACTGGAAGGAGCCGTCCTTGTACGAGTTGATGAACGCCTCCTCGATGCCGGTGACCAGGGACGACGTGGCCCGCAGCTCCCAGTAGGGCAGGGTCGCGGGCGTCAGGTCGACGATGGCCTGCGGCACCAAGCGGTTGTCGGCCATGGCGCGGAGGTACTCCCTGCGGGAGTGGATGTTGCACTCGAAGTGCGCGTTGATCTGGGAGACCCACTTCGAGGGCTGGCCGTAGCGCGGGTTCCAGCAGCCGGTGATGGTCACATAGCGGCCGCCGACCTCAAGGACCCGGGAGTGCTCGGAGAAGAGGTCGTGCAGGTCGACGTACATGCTCGACTCGTTGTTCCACGAGCCCGCGGCCTGGCCCGTCTCGAAGGGCATGTCGAGCATGTTGCACACGCGGGCACGGACGTGGTCCTGGATGCGCAGCTCATCGGCGCGCTGGTTGGCGAAGTCGGCCTGCTTGGCCGACAGGGTCACGCCCTCGACCTTGCATCCGAACCGCTGGTGAGCCATGACCATCGAACCGCCCCGGCCGCAACCGGCGTCCACGAGCGTGTCGTCGGGCCCGATGGAGCCGAGGTGGTCGAGCAGGACCTCGGCCTGCGCCGACTCCAGACGGTGGAGCTCGGTGATCAGCTTCTTCTCGTGCTCGCTGTCGTCGGCATCCCCCAGGGCGGCGTGGTCGACGTCGCCGATGCCGTAATGGTGGTGATAGAGCCCGTCGACGTCGCCGAGCCGCAGATTCACGGGCCGCGCCTCGTTGTTCCAGTAGCGCGCGATGTCGCCCTGGTAGGGCGTCGCCGGGGCGGGGACGAACGCGGCGGCGCTGTCGACAGTGGTGAACTCAGTGCTGGTCACAGGTAATTCCGTCCTTACCAGAAATCGGGCAGGCTGTATCGGTAGGTGTTGGTCTGGTGCCAGTGGTGGTTGCCGTCGACCCACACGGCCACGCCCCGCAGGAAGCGCTGCACGCTCGGGACGGGGCAGGAGGCGGCCAGCTCGGCGGCCTCGGCCTCGAAGTCGCGCATGAGGTCGTTGTGGACCTCGACCGCCTTCAGATAGGCGTCCCGCTCGGAGAGATCCTCGCGCTCGGCGATCACCACGGGCAGGTTCAAGTGCCGTCCGGGGCTGGCGAGTTCCTTGGTGTACGAGTACAGGTCGTTCACGATGGTGCTCGCGTTACCGGCGAGCGCCAGGACCCGCTGCATGGCCGGCTGCGCATGCAGGTCCGCCGGAAGTTCGTAGCCGCCGACGGTGTCGGTGATGGTGGGGCAGGGCCGGAAGTTGTTGAACTGCCGCATCGCCAGGTACTCCCACACCTCAGGGGTGTGGTCCGTCTGGGCCCAGGCGGCCTCCGCGAGGTACCCGAGGTGCAGTCGGGCCATGTCGTGGCGGTAGCGGTCGGCCTGTGAGGCGGTGGACTGCTGGACGAAGTAGTCCATCGCGGAGCGGTAGGCGCGCCGCGGCGCGTCCGCGTGCAGCGACTGCGCCCACTGCGGCTGGTACTCCTTCGTCACGTGCAGGTGGTCGAGGGCGGTGTGCGCCAGGAGAAGGCGTCCCCCTAGCCCGATCGGCGAGCCTCCGTGGTCCTCGCAGTAGCAGTCGTCGACCGCGTTCTCGGCGACCATGAGGCGTGTGGCGACCATCAGGTGGTCGATGGTCGGGGCATCGGGATGGCAGGCGACCATGTAGCGCCCGACGGAGAAGCCGTCGAACTGGCCCTCCCACTCGTCGGGGAACAGCTCGACCTCGTCCACCGCCCAGTCTTTGACCCGGCGGCTGACCTCCTCAACGCGTGCGGGGTCAGGCTCCGGCACCGGGTGGTAGTAGAGGCCCGGGATGTGAAGGGCCTCCGCCGGCGGCTCAGTTGCCGCAGACTCCGACAGCTCCGGTGGCTCCGACGGCCCCGCCGGCTGCGACAGCTCCGACAACCCCGGCGGCTCCTCGCGCCGGGCCAGGTGCAAGCTCGCGGTGCCGAGGCCGCTGGGGCCGCGCAGGATCCGCTCCAGCTCGGAGAGGGGGGTCGATGGCAGGTCGGACGGGACGCCGCCGGCGTGGACGGGGGTGGGGACTTGCTCCCCGATGAGGGCCGCAGCGGCAGGCGGGCTCGACTGCGGAGGGGAGAACCCGGGATCGGGCATCCGTGGCTCCTTGGTGGGGTGGGTGGCCTCTCCCGGATCCGGGCACGCTTGCCCGGCCCGGGGGGTTCCGGGCTGTCGTGGCCGTACGACGGATCCTCTAGGCGCGCCTGTGGGCGATCTGCACGTTCTCCAGCACGCCGAGGGCGTTGGGCACCAGGATGGCGGCGGAGTAGTACGTGCTGACCAGGTACGAGGTGATCGCCTGCTCGCCGATGCCCATGAAGCGCACCGACAGGCCGGGCTCGTACTCGTCCGGCAGTCCGGTCTGATGCAGACCGATGACGCCTTGGTTGTCTTCGCCGATGCGCATGGCGAGGATCGAGCTGGTCTGCTCCTTGGTGATGGGGATCTTGTTGCAGGGCAGGATCGGGACCCCGCGCCAGGCCGGTACCTG
Protein-coding sequences here:
- a CDS encoding family 2 encapsulin nanocompartment cargo protein terpene cyclase produces the protein MPDPGFSPPQSSPPAAAALIGEQVPTPVHAGGVPSDLPSTPLSELERILRGPSGLGTASLHLARREEPPGLSELSQPAGPSEPPELSESAATEPPAEALHIPGLYYHPVPEPDPARVEEVSRRVKDWAVDEVELFPDEWEGQFDGFSVGRYMVACHPDAPTIDHLMVATRLMVAENAVDDCYCEDHGGSPIGLGGRLLLAHTALDHLHVTKEYQPQWAQSLHADAPRRAYRSAMDYFVQQSTASQADRYRHDMARLHLGYLAEAAWAQTDHTPEVWEYLAMRQFNNFRPCPTITDTVGGYELPADLHAQPAMQRVLALAGNASTIVNDLYSYTKELASPGRHLNLPVVIAEREDLSERDAYLKAVEVHNDLMRDFEAEAAELAASCPVPSVQRFLRGVAVWVDGNHHWHQTNTYRYSLPDFW